A region of Salvelinus alpinus chromosome 6, SLU_Salpinus.1, whole genome shotgun sequence DNA encodes the following proteins:
- the nfybb gene encoding nuclear transcription factor Y, beta b isoform X1 translates to MEGDGSTTDASQLGMPGEYMAGSHYVLQSQDDDCDESLHDHEEGNGSKENFREQDIYLPIANVARIMKNAVPQTGKIAKDAKECVQECVSEFISFITSEASERCHQEKRKTINGEDILFAMSTLGFDMYVEPLKLYLQKFREAMKGEKGIGGISVTEGLGEELTDDSFANQLPAGIITADGQQQNVMVYTTSYQQIPGVQQIQFS, encoded by the exons ATGGAGGGAGACGGTTCAACCACAGATGCCTCTCAGTTGGGCATGCCAGGGGAGTACATGGCAGGAAGCCACTACGTTCTCCAGTCACAGGATG ATGACTGTGATGAGAGCCTGCATGACCATGAGGAAGGCAACGGCAGCAAGGAAAACTTCCGTGAGCAGGACATCTACCTCCCAATCGCTAACGTGGCTCGCATCATGAAGAACGCTGTTCCACAGACAGGAAAG ATAGCGAAAGATGCCAAGGAGTGTGTTCAGGAGTGTGTGAGCGAGTTCATCAGCTTCATCACGTCGGAGGCCAGCGAGCGCTGTCACCAAGAGAAAAGGAAGACCATCAACGGAGAGGACATCCTGTTTGCCATGTCCACCCTGGGCTTTGACATGTACGTGGAGCCACTCAAACTCTACCTACAGAAGTTCCGAGAG gcGATGAAAGGGGAGAAGGGAATCGGCGGCATATCTGTAACAGAGGGACTCGGAGAAGAACTCACAGACGACAGCTTCG CGAACCAGTTGCCTGCTGGAATAATAACTGCTGATGGACAACAACAGAATGTCATGGTTTACACCACCTCGTACCAACAG ATTCCCGGAGTGCAGCAGATCCAGTTCTCTTGA
- the nfybb gene encoding nuclear transcription factor Y, beta b isoform X3, which translates to MKNAVPQTGKIAKDAKECVQECVSEFISFITSEASERCHQEKRKTINGEDILFAMSTLGFDMYVEPLKLYLQKFREAMKGEKGIGGISVTEGLGEELTDDSFANQLPAGIITADGQQQNVMVYTTSYQQIPGVQQIQFS; encoded by the exons ATGAAGAACGCTGTTCCACAGACAGGAAAG ATAGCGAAAGATGCCAAGGAGTGTGTTCAGGAGTGTGTGAGCGAGTTCATCAGCTTCATCACGTCGGAGGCCAGCGAGCGCTGTCACCAAGAGAAAAGGAAGACCATCAACGGAGAGGACATCCTGTTTGCCATGTCCACCCTGGGCTTTGACATGTACGTGGAGCCACTCAAACTCTACCTACAGAAGTTCCGAGAG gcGATGAAAGGGGAGAAGGGAATCGGCGGCATATCTGTAACAGAGGGACTCGGAGAAGAACTCACAGACGACAGCTTCG CGAACCAGTTGCCTGCTGGAATAATAACTGCTGATGGACAACAACAGAATGTCATGGTTTACACCACCTCGTACCAACAG ATTCCCGGAGTGCAGCAGATCCAGTTCTCTTGA
- the nfybb gene encoding nuclear transcription factor Y, beta b isoform X2 — MEGDGSTTDASQLGMPGEYMAGSHYVLQSQDDDCDESLHDHEEGNGSKENFREQDIYLPIANVARIMKNAVPQTGKIAKDAKECVQECVSEFISFITSEASERCHQEKRKTINGEDILFAMSTLGFDMYVEPLKLYLQKFREAMKGEKGIGGISVTEGLGEELTDDSFANQLPAGIITADGQQQNVMVYTTSYQQVA, encoded by the exons ATGGAGGGAGACGGTTCAACCACAGATGCCTCTCAGTTGGGCATGCCAGGGGAGTACATGGCAGGAAGCCACTACGTTCTCCAGTCACAGGATG ATGACTGTGATGAGAGCCTGCATGACCATGAGGAAGGCAACGGCAGCAAGGAAAACTTCCGTGAGCAGGACATCTACCTCCCAATCGCTAACGTGGCTCGCATCATGAAGAACGCTGTTCCACAGACAGGAAAG ATAGCGAAAGATGCCAAGGAGTGTGTTCAGGAGTGTGTGAGCGAGTTCATCAGCTTCATCACGTCGGAGGCCAGCGAGCGCTGTCACCAAGAGAAAAGGAAGACCATCAACGGAGAGGACATCCTGTTTGCCATGTCCACCCTGGGCTTTGACATGTACGTGGAGCCACTCAAACTCTACCTACAGAAGTTCCGAGAG gcGATGAAAGGGGAGAAGGGAATCGGCGGCATATCTGTAACAGAGGGACTCGGAGAAGAACTCACAGACGACAGCTTCG CGAACCAGTTGCCTGCTGGAATAATAACTGCTGATGGACAACAACAGAATGTCATGGTTTACACCACCTCGTACCAACAG gtagcctag